A stretch of the Vitis vinifera cultivar Pinot Noir 40024 chromosome 16, ASM3070453v1 genome encodes the following:
- the LOC100258419 gene encoding embryo-specific protein ATS3B → MVKAVSFLLPLLLLLLHSASIFIFSQAQSIVSQPQVLKSKDFTNIQNVGSCSFTVVIKTSCSSVSFTRDQISLAFGDAYGNQVYAPRIDDPSTRTFERCSTDTFQINGPCTYQVCHVALYRSGMDGWKPESVKIYGYNSSPVTFYYNAFVPSGVWFGFDYCGRAGQSPPLLRSSGKWFLGAIPGFLLNAMV, encoded by the exons ATGGTGAAAGCtgtttcctttcttcttcctcttcttcttcttcttcttcactcggcctccatcttcatcttctcaCAAGCCCAGTCGATTGTTTCACAGCCTCAGGTTCTCAAATCCAAAGATTTCACTAACATCCAG AATGTTGGGAGCTGTTCTTTCACAGTGGTCATAAAGACAAGCTGCTCGTCGGTCTCATTCACAAGAGATCAAATCAGTCTGGCCTTTGGTGATGCCTATGGCAATCAg gtttatgcCCCAAGAATAGATGACCCATCAACAAGGACGTTTGAAAGGTGTTCAACAGACACGTTCCAGATAAATGGACCATGTACATACCAGGTATGTCATGTAGCTCTCTACAGAAGTGGAATGGACGGTTGGAAACCAGAGAGCGTGAAGATCTACGGCTACAATTCGAGTCCGGTGACGTTCTACTACAATGCTTTTGTTCCAAGTGGAGTATGGTTTGGATTTGATTACTGTGGGAGGGCTGGACAATCTCCTCCACTACTTCGTTCCTCTGGAAAATGGTTTCTAGGTGCCATTCCTGGATTTCTCCTCAATGCTATGGTCTAG